From Sulfuracidifex tepidarius, one genomic window encodes:
- a CDS encoding ABC transporter ATP-binding protein, with product MMIVEAKDLTKRYGDYEALHSLSFEVQEGSIVAIVGPNGAGKSTLIRLIAGMLKRTSGIIRVFGKDPWSDYEAQRRISLVLDRTYLPQFLTVEEVLRDMASKFGKTMSDVVPLLEEFSASVFLKSKIKDLSTGTKQKIQIIFSLIKDPSLVLADEPTANLDIASRFEVYNTFLELKERGVTVIISSHLASELLSISTHLLGINGGTLKYMNSVSTLIRDDLMEEFYVVVDNVKKAINASAGFKIKVKGNEIKVKGDLADFVRALTSRGVRILYIRNSILEKSVMGELGWK from the coding sequence ATGATGATAGTCGAAGCTAAGGATTTGACTAAGAGGTACGGCGACTACGAGGCTCTACACTCCCTCTCTTTTGAGGTTCAGGAAGGAAGCATAGTTGCTATAGTTGGTCCTAACGGAGCGGGGAAATCGACACTCATCAGGTTGATCGCCGGAATGTTGAAGAGAACTAGCGGGATCATCCGTGTGTTCGGGAAAGACCCGTGGAGCGACTACGAGGCTCAAAGGAGGATATCCCTAGTTCTGGATAGGACTTATCTCCCCCAATTCTTGACGGTAGAGGAAGTCCTAAGGGACATGGCTTCCAAGTTCGGGAAAACCATGTCGGACGTCGTCCCACTCTTAGAGGAGTTTAGCGCTTCCGTGTTTCTGAAAAGTAAAATAAAGGACCTCTCCACTGGGACTAAGCAGAAAATTCAAATAATCTTCTCGCTTATCAAGGACCCGAGTTTAGTTCTCGCTGACGAACCCACGGCTAACTTGGACATAGCTTCTAGGTTTGAAGTATACAACACTTTCCTGGAACTGAAGGAGCGAGGTGTTACCGTCATAATTTCATCCCATCTCGCATCTGAATTGTTATCAATTTCAACTCATTTACTGGGAATCAATGGGGGGACCCTGAAGTACATGAACTCCGTCTCTACCTTGATCAGGGATGACTTGATGGAGGAGTTTTACGTGGTAGTAGATAACGTAAAGAAGGCGATTAACGCGTCGGCGGGTTTCAAGATAAAGGTTAAGGGAAACGAGATCAAGGTTAAGGGTGATCTTGCAGATTTCGTGAGGGCGCTGACGTCCAGGGGAGTCAGGATACTCTACATCAGAAACTCCATACTGGAGAAGAGCGTCATGGGAGAACTGGGATGGAAATGA
- a CDS encoding ATP-binding cassette domain-containing protein: MSALHVSKKYFSEVLHDITFKVDKERVGVIGLHSSGKSVLLSILSGIEKPTSGKVLLDERPLNPSLVAYIPQAPLFDPLMKVKEVCKGSDVEGERRLGSLSLLEKKKVAFCMTPEAEYLVYDDFDESLTDLVKGFKGGVVLSSVSPSKVWNVIDKVIVLSRGRVVFSGNKESLNFKVIRFRDGKQIRETWERSDSFDVEKRLNSSGVKYDVIEASPDEAFWMILSSKGEERELG, translated from the coding sequence TTGTCAGCCCTTCACGTCTCTAAGAAATACTTCTCCGAAGTCCTTCACGACATCACATTCAAAGTGGACAAAGAAAGAGTAGGTGTGATAGGGCTTCATTCCTCAGGAAAGAGCGTCCTTCTATCCATTCTCTCTGGGATCGAGAAACCCACCTCAGGTAAGGTTCTACTCGACGAGAGACCTCTGAACCCGTCCCTAGTAGCCTACATACCTCAGGCCCCACTTTTCGACCCGCTGATGAAAGTTAAGGAGGTATGCAAGGGCTCTGACGTTGAAGGCGAGAGAAGGCTTGGTTCCTTGTCTTTGCTGGAAAAGAAGAAGGTTGCGTTCTGCATGACACCTGAGGCTGAGTATCTGGTATATGACGATTTCGACGAATCTCTCACAGACCTGGTGAAGGGCTTCAAGGGAGGTGTCGTTCTGTCAAGTGTAAGCCCTTCCAAGGTATGGAATGTGATAGACAAAGTGATAGTCCTCTCTAGAGGTAGAGTCGTCTTCTCGGGAAACAAGGAGAGTCTTAACTTCAAGGTAATAAGATTTAGGGACGGAAAGCAAATCAGGGAGACATGGGAGAGATCTGACAGCTTTGACGTCGAGAAAAGGCTCAACTCCTCTGGAGTTAAGTACGACGTAATTGAGGCTAGTCCAGACGAGGCATTCTGGATGATCCTTTCAAGTAAGGGTGAGGAAAGGGAACTAGGGTAA
- a CDS encoding thiamine pyrophosphate-binding protein, translating into MNSAQVLIRTLRELGVKWVFSTTGTDHVTLLAEEFPELVLTRHELEAVSAAIGVSLKGGIGCALLHTVPGTGNALGAIMNAYTSRIPLIVLSGLPPITEGGTGKTLRTHWTQEVKDQREIVRQITKLDIEIKDPSMVEQTIVRAYSVAMSEPRGPVYVTFSREVTLKEGKFLGVKPSLHEPGVRRSDLEAAVKMIEESENPVIVTWRAGRKEMWFNSLRGFADRSGIPVLNFAGEVLNYPSSGPMALRSTDLEKHDLVLVLESEVPWSPPDKVRGKVIKVDVDPLYSYLPTYGFPCDLCVQSNVSDFLDNLQLKRRRETKLRNWREEVREEAEKLSTKSPISPRYLSWEIGKLSPDTIYNEYVLDPNFAMPEKFSSYFSDLSSNHLGWTLGAAVGGTMESRGFSVVAIGDGAFILGVPEAFYALASRAHVTVVIFDNAGYLAVEENVDAVMDRLPIQGTRYKRFRIGETVRSFNGFFRLVEDPSEVGDALREAKRETLMGRTSVVQVVTEGR; encoded by the coding sequence GTGAACTCAGCTCAAGTGTTGATAAGGACTCTCAGGGAGTTAGGAGTAAAGTGGGTCTTCTCCACAACTGGGACTGACCACGTGACCCTTCTAGCTGAAGAGTTCCCTGAACTAGTCCTTACCAGACATGAACTAGAAGCAGTATCAGCAGCCATAGGAGTTTCCCTGAAAGGGGGAATAGGGTGTGCCCTGCTCCACACCGTGCCCGGTACCGGAAACGCGCTCGGAGCTATCATGAACGCGTACACGTCAAGGATACCGCTCATTGTACTTTCCGGCCTACCACCTATCACGGAAGGAGGGACAGGGAAAACCCTCAGGACTCATTGGACTCAAGAGGTGAAAGACCAACGTGAGATAGTGAGACAGATTACGAAACTAGACATAGAGATAAAGGACCCTTCCATGGTAGAGCAAACGATAGTGAGAGCGTATTCAGTCGCGATGAGCGAGCCCAGGGGTCCGGTTTACGTGACGTTCTCTAGAGAAGTCACGTTGAAGGAAGGTAAGTTCCTCGGAGTCAAACCGTCCCTCCACGAGCCCGGAGTGAGAAGGAGCGATTTAGAGGCTGCAGTGAAGATGATAGAGGAGAGCGAGAACCCCGTGATAGTAACGTGGAGAGCAGGGAGGAAAGAGATGTGGTTCAATTCCCTAAGAGGTTTCGCCGATAGGTCAGGTATACCGGTTCTCAATTTCGCAGGAGAGGTCTTGAACTATCCGTCCTCAGGCCCTATGGCGCTCCGCTCGACGGATCTAGAAAAGCACGACCTGGTATTAGTACTAGAGAGCGAAGTCCCCTGGTCTCCTCCCGACAAGGTGAGAGGAAAAGTGATCAAGGTAGATGTAGATCCGCTCTATTCTTACCTTCCTACTTACGGTTTCCCATGCGACTTGTGCGTGCAGAGTAACGTCTCCGACTTCCTGGATAACCTCCAGTTAAAAAGGAGAAGAGAAACAAAGCTGAGGAACTGGAGAGAAGAGGTGAGAGAGGAGGCAGAGAAGCTCTCCACTAAGTCTCCCATAAGTCCAAGATACTTGTCCTGGGAGATAGGGAAGCTGAGTCCAGACACTATATACAACGAGTACGTACTAGACCCCAACTTCGCCATGCCCGAGAAGTTCTCCTCTTACTTCTCCGACTTGTCGTCTAACCATTTAGGGTGGACTCTGGGTGCAGCAGTTGGAGGTACCATGGAGTCAAGAGGGTTCTCAGTGGTAGCTATCGGAGACGGCGCATTCATCCTCGGCGTCCCGGAGGCTTTTTACGCCTTAGCGTCAAGGGCCCATGTCACGGTAGTGATATTCGACAACGCGGGTTACCTTGCTGTGGAAGAGAACGTGGACGCAGTCATGGATAGACTTCCTATTCAAGGGACTAGATACAAACGCTTCAGAATAGGGGAGACCGTAAGGTCGTTCAACGGGTTCTTCAGGCTAGTTGAGGATCCAAGTGAGGTGGGAGACGCTTTACGCGAAGCAAAGAGAGAGACCTTGATGGGAAGGACCTCAGTTGTACAAGTCGTCACTGAGGGAAGATGA
- a CDS encoding NAD(P)-dependent oxidoreductase yields the protein MKVVVLGLGTMGWRIAKNFAKEGVLVGVWNRTEEKAKRFSSEFGVPPLSLSELEDVEYVLLSLSDDEAVSSVMRKFEVRGKVVVDTSTISPRTSISLAEEVKKRGGVMYDAPITGSTGIEQRKATVMVGGPEERKNDVISLLRMTADKVIYVGRNGMGLYLKLVNNLIAGSYMLALAEGFTLAERAGLDLDVVTSFLSGGSIVSSPLSSMKSPMMRDGKYETQFRLSLMAKDLRIIEEECRALGVANFLSSLASKMFDSASRSDLGDKDMASIQELVRKLSGVRTS from the coding sequence ATGAAAGTGGTTGTTCTGGGTTTAGGTACGATGGGGTGGAGGATAGCAAAGAACTTCGCCAAGGAAGGCGTCCTTGTAGGAGTGTGGAACAGGACGGAGGAAAAGGCTAAACGCTTCTCTTCTGAGTTCGGAGTCCCACCCCTTTCTCTAAGCGAGTTAGAGGACGTTGAATATGTCCTGCTTTCCCTTTCAGACGATGAAGCGGTTTCATCAGTTATGAGAAAGTTTGAAGTCAGGGGGAAAGTAGTTGTTGATACGTCAACGATCTCTCCACGCACGTCGATCTCCCTTGCAGAGGAGGTGAAGAAACGTGGTGGAGTAATGTACGACGCGCCAATCACGGGGTCTACTGGAATAGAGCAGAGAAAGGCTACAGTCATGGTAGGGGGCCCTGAAGAGAGGAAGAACGACGTGATCTCCCTGCTCAGGATGACCGCTGACAAGGTGATATACGTCGGGAGGAACGGTATGGGATTATACCTTAAGCTGGTCAACAACCTAATAGCTGGGTCTTACATGTTAGCCCTAGCTGAGGGCTTCACACTAGCTGAGAGGGCAGGGCTTGACTTGGACGTAGTGACCAGTTTCTTGTCAGGGGGGTCGATCGTGAGCTCTCCCCTTTCGTCCATGAAGTCCCCAATGATGAGGGATGGGAAGTATGAGACTCAATTCAGGCTTTCCTTAATGGCGAAAGACCTAAGGATAATAGAGGAAGAGTGTAGAGCTCTCGGAGTCGCGAACTTCCTATCTTCACTGGCTTCCAAGATGTTTGACTCCGCCTCGAGGTCAGATTTAGGAGACAAAGACATGGCCTCCATCCAAGAGTTAGTTAGAAAGCTTTCAGGGGTTCGGACTTCATAG
- a CDS encoding antibiotic biosynthesis monooxygenase family protein produces the protein MINIGFYYTVKKGHEREFEEKFWDVVSTNVKGMTSAKLYRNVMNPQEYMIYTEWESLEAFRDFMKSEGYRETVDYGKSILEGVPSHKILQPLEETEVKA, from the coding sequence ATGATAAACATAGGTTTTTACTACACCGTAAAGAAAGGTCATGAAAGGGAGTTTGAGGAGAAGTTCTGGGACGTGGTGTCCACAAATGTGAAGGGAATGACATCCGCAAAGCTTTACAGGAACGTGATGAACCCTCAAGAATACATGATCTACACTGAGTGGGAGTCTCTGGAAGCATTCAGGGACTTCATGAAGAGTGAAGGATATAGAGAAACCGTTGACTATGGGAAATCCATTTTAGAAGGAGTTCCCTCACACAAGATACTCCAACCTCTGGAAGAAACTGAGGTTAAAGCTTAG
- the soxC gene encoding proton pump complex cytochrome B SoxC, protein MKQSLTSRVSNWFKDRLGLDDLPFFRTPDYMYHVDEWLGALVAGAFFYTVISGLILLLYYNADAGYQSTETIINSVPYGSVFLYSHLYGSYAMIILAYVHMFRNYFTGAYKKPRELLWILGVLMLVLTLGASFLGYSLIGDVLATSAVDVGAGIISSVPQLSFLLPILFGNYDSGNFGRVLAWHIILVALIGVLFVFHLLMAERYGMMPSRKAKPKAPAVYTAEEQKKFNAWWPRNFVYMLSLIFLTWGFIIAIPNALAYLNGLPQGLDPFLDPKPAPPPTSPLAAQVTTYPPWFFLFVYKIADFTTDVVLFLLIGVIIPLVYLLLVPFLDRNNELHPLKRRVFTGFGILMLTYLVQTTIWGDIQPGIPDSVTEQVMVYLPPAIIVGAGMFFLPYREGEKKSVRIPLFKKAQMSSPIAVLLFMVIAMMTMGSAVAFVSSPSPVSASLFLPLLAIFAFYAKSLSPVAIKAIPQGGTASSEETIDLKLEKKKNMATVIIGILLVFSAIIAVTMWTIPPTGYESNMFGVDLGLLFILLGESISLYHYVAYKKPNESYE, encoded by the coding sequence ATGAAACAAAGTTTAACCTCAAGGGTATCAAACTGGTTTAAAGATAGGCTGGGGCTAGACGACCTGCCTTTCTTCAGAACTCCAGATTACATGTACCACGTTGACGAATGGTTAGGTGCTCTAGTTGCTGGAGCTTTCTTTTACACTGTAATATCGGGTTTAATTCTCCTCCTCTATTACAACGCGGACGCTGGATACCAGTCCACTGAGACTATAATCAACAGTGTGCCTTACGGTTCAGTATTCTTGTACAGCCACTTGTACGGGTCTTACGCGATGATAATTCTAGCTTACGTTCACATGTTCAGGAATTACTTCACTGGAGCTTACAAGAAACCGAGGGAATTGCTTTGGATCCTTGGGGTCCTCATGCTGGTCCTCACGCTCGGAGCCTCCTTCCTGGGTTATAGTTTAATAGGAGACGTGCTGGCTACAAGCGCTGTGGACGTCGGAGCAGGGATCATCTCGTCTGTTCCTCAGTTGTCTTTCCTGTTGCCTATCTTGTTTGGTAACTACGATAGCGGAAACTTCGGAAGGGTGTTAGCATGGCACATAATTCTAGTTGCGCTGATAGGAGTACTGTTTGTCTTCCACTTGCTTATGGCTGAAAGATATGGAATGATGCCGTCAAGGAAGGCAAAGCCAAAGGCACCTGCAGTGTATACCGCAGAAGAGCAGAAGAAGTTCAACGCTTGGTGGCCAAGGAACTTCGTTTACATGTTATCGTTAATATTCCTCACATGGGGGTTCATCATTGCGATACCAAACGCATTAGCTTACCTGAACGGACTACCGCAAGGACTAGATCCGTTCCTGGATCCCAAACCTGCACCACCGCCTACAAGCCCTCTGGCAGCCCAAGTGACGACTTATCCTCCATGGTTCTTCCTGTTCGTCTACAAGATCGCAGACTTCACTACAGACGTGGTTCTGTTCCTGCTCATAGGCGTTATAATACCCTTAGTATACCTCTTGCTAGTACCCTTTTTGGATAGGAACAACGAGCTACATCCCCTAAAAAGAAGAGTGTTCACGGGGTTCGGAATACTGATGCTGACTTACCTAGTACAAACCACAATATGGGGAGATATACAACCGGGAATACCTGACAGCGTGACAGAACAAGTAATGGTTTACCTACCTCCGGCTATCATAGTAGGAGCGGGAATGTTCTTCTTACCCTATAGAGAAGGAGAGAAGAAGTCGGTTAGGATACCGCTATTCAAGAAAGCTCAGATGAGCAGCCCTATAGCTGTCCTACTCTTCATGGTAATTGCCATGATGACCATGGGATCAGCTGTTGCTTTTGTCTCATCCCCCTCACCGGTTAGCGCTTCGCTCTTCCTACCTTTGCTTGCGATCTTCGCCTTCTACGCTAAATCCCTATCTCCTGTTGCGATAAAGGCGATCCCACAAGGCGGAACTGCCTCATCAGAGGAAACGATAGACCTGAAGTTGGAAAAGAAGAAGAACATGGCTACCGTGATAATAGGGATACTCTTAGTGTTTAGCGCAATCATAGCCGTAACAATGTGGACAATACCTCCTACAGGATATGAATCTAACATGTTCGGAGTAGATCTAGGATTACTCTTCATTCTCCTCGGAGAATCCATATCACTATACCATTACGTAGCCTACAAGAAACCAAATGAGTCCTACGAGTAA
- a CDS encoding Rieske 2Fe-2S domain-containing protein yields the protein MLSFHWKKGDKKVMEWDQLRFVRELTIAIRTKNFDPREFIRKGDSYLFNFAEKNTSGLDEGRRNFLKAMVIGVGVATVAGIVPGLRVLVPPNVSAVSAFPKSLLVDSSGNPIKASSLPVNSPIITIYYYPLSGEPNFLLNLGDSSGKPVSVPSYTVTVPQTGDKYTWPGGVGPNKSIVSYSAICQHLGCKPPFIHFYPPKYVTPSQINAPEPDTLTAQAIANAKAANAPTIIHCDCHGSTYDPYHGAQPLTGPTQRPLPTTILEWDSSTDYLYALGSLGVGIYPEGANGVPSKDPTVDLSSSFGSSVGDKTEVSDSENPFSS from the coding sequence ATGTTATCTTTCCACTGGAAAAAGGGAGATAAGAAAGTCATGGAATGGGATCAGCTTCGTTTCGTCAGGGAACTCACCATAGCGATTAGGACTAAGAACTTCGACCCCAGAGAGTTCATAAGGAAAGGAGATAGTTACCTTTTCAACTTCGCCGAAAAGAACACCTCTGGTTTAGACGAGGGAAGAAGGAACTTCCTCAAAGCCATGGTAATAGGTGTCGGTGTGGCGACGGTAGCTGGGATAGTCCCGGGACTGCGTGTCCTCGTTCCACCTAATGTGTCAGCAGTGTCGGCTTTTCCGAAGAGCCTCCTGGTAGACTCCTCTGGGAATCCGATCAAGGCATCGTCGTTACCCGTGAATAGCCCTATCATAACCATTTACTACTATCCCCTCTCAGGGGAGCCTAACTTCCTTTTGAACTTGGGAGATAGCTCGGGGAAGCCAGTTTCAGTACCCTCTTACACTGTAACCGTACCTCAGACTGGTGATAAGTACACCTGGCCTGGTGGAGTAGGACCGAACAAGTCCATAGTATCATACAGTGCTATCTGTCAACACTTAGGATGCAAACCACCTTTCATTCATTTCTATCCTCCGAAATATGTAACTCCGTCGCAAATTAACGCACCAGAACCCGATACTTTAACGGCACAAGCGATAGCGAATGCTAAGGCAGCTAATGCGCCCACAATCATACACTGCGACTGCCACGGTTCCACTTACGACCCGTACCACGGAGCCCAACCTTTAACCGGACCTACACAGAGGCCTCTTCCGACCACGATCCTCGAATGGGATAGCTCCACAGACTACCTATATGCCCTAGGTTCATTAGGAGTAGGCATATACCCTGAAGGTGCAAACGGAGTCCCCTCTAAGGATCCCACGGTAGACTTATCAAGTAGCTTCGGGTCTTCCGTAGGAGATAAGACTGAAGTGTCTGACTCTGAGAACCCGTTCTCGTCATGA